A stretch of DNA from Granulicella pectinivorans:
GGTAGAGACGCCGTGGCCAAAAACGATCTGCAGGGTACGCTGGATCTCCTGGTGTTGAAGACGCTGTCGCAGATGGGTGCGATGCATGGATATGGCATTGTGCTGCATGTGCAGAATGCTTCGGCCGAACTGCTGAAGGTGGAAGAAGGGTCTCTCTATCCGGCGCTGCATCGCATGGAGCAGACGGGGTGGATCGTGTCGGAGTGGGGGCTGACCGAGACCAATCGCAAGGCCAAGTTTTACAAGCTGACGGC
This window harbors:
- a CDS encoding PadR family transcriptional regulator — protein: MSRGRDAVAKNDLQGTLDLLVLKTLSQMGAMHGYGIVLHVQNASAELLKVEEGSLYPALHRMEQTGWIVSEWGLTETNRKAKFYKLTAAGRKQMRAAEESFELLVKGVRAMLRYA